The genomic segment GACTTTCTTCCCTGCTCAGGTGGATAGACCCATCCTCAACACCATTAGGCTTTTAATAGAAAACAGTCTCTTCTCTCCTTAGTCAGTCTGTCTAATTGGAGGGATAAGCTGTAGATAAAATAGCCGGAGGACAAAAGCAAACCTTTAACACTGCACTGAGGGAAAGCCAAGTAAAGGAACATTTGGAATAAGCTAGTTAGCAAGGAGTCAGAGAAAGCCTTTAGGAGAAGCCCAGCAAGGTCTTAGAAGAATAGAGTTTTTCCTAAGTTGGGGGAATGATAATGGAGGCAGGGATGAACAAGACTTGTGTGGTGGAACCCACTTGCAGAGTGATAGGTCTGAGaattccttttcctctgagtgaaCAGAGGCCACCCCAgatctttgctttttcttctctgttaagTTCCTCTGATTCTCGCACCATTCCCTCTGGCTGTTTTTCCGGCGTGACCTTGGCCAGGAGGCACAGCGGTCAGATGTGGTGGGGCCTCTGGAGCTGACCAGCAAGCAGAGTAACCCAGCGCCTGCGTTTCTTTCACAGGACTCCGACACCACCATACCAATGGATGAATCACTGCAGTTCAACTCCTCCCTCCAGAAAATTCACCACGGCATGGATGACCTCATTGGAGGCGGGCACAGTATTCTGGAGGGACTGAGGGCCCAGAGACTGACCATGAAGGTGGGGGCCCTCTTGGGGGACAGGGAGAAGGCCTTTTGTTTTGGCTTTATCCAAAAGTGTGGGACCTGCGTTTACCTTTTGATCGCATACCCCTAAATTGTGATAACTGTGATAGTGAGACAGAGCCTTTGAGTTTGGGTTCCTTTCTGTTGGAATTGAATTATTATGAGTCCAAAAGGAGCCAGATTCCCTTTGCCAGTAGGTGTTTCTTGTGTTTGCAATGAACCATAATGTGGCATCTCTTGGTATCCAGGtctttttccatttcctgaaCTTAATGTAAAGTGACTGCTGCTATGAGAGGAAGCAGTAATGGACTGGGAAATTCTGTTACAGAATCCGCTCTCTCAAGAGGGAAGACGCAGCTGTACTTGGCCTCTCGCTCTCTTTCGGTTTTCCTGTGTGgcgccccccacccaccccgcgcCCACCAGTGGACGGCCTTATAGCCGAGACCTCTGTACTGCAGCAACTGAAGGGGGTCTTAGGGCTGCCTTGGTTGACTAGCAGCGGGTGccttctagagcacaggctggtGATCCCCAGTGACTCTTCACTCTCTCTTTAGCAACAGGTATTCCTAGAAGCCCTGCCCCGTTGGCTGAGACTCAAAACCCCTGGGAGTGGTTTACAGAAACATTACACAGCCTCTGATGTCAGTCATGATGTTTCAGCCTCAGCCCTTTTCCTGTGTCAACCCTGATGGATAATGGGGTGTGGGCTGTGTCTGTTATCAGGGTGTGGTCCCCAGTGGACAAAGCCCTCCCAGCCACTGAGCTGTGAGAAGCAGTCACTCGGAAGCGTGAGCTTTATCTTAGTTTTTGTTGGACTGTGTTGAGCCTGTCAGCTCCATGGGACTTCTGTACATTTCTGAGCAGCGCCTGCCACCTTTACCCAGGAGAAGGTCAGGCGAGCTGCGAGTGACACTTATCTCTTGCTGATGGCCGCAGCGCTTCAAATGGTCTGGAAGCGTGGTCTCTGACAGCTCCATGGGTGCCCCCCTTTCAGAACAGCCACCTGCAGTAATCTAAACTGATACATGATGGTTAATCCTCCCTTTCTTTAGAAAACTGCTGGCCTCCTTCCCATATCTCAGAAAAACAGTAAAACCCTTTTAGGACGAGGCTCACCATGTCACACTCAAGTTGACCCGCTGGGGGTCAGAGCTTATTGTTAAAGCACATGTCAGCTTCTTCCCGAAGTCTGGTGTCACTGAGGAGTCCAAGCAACTTCTGCCCCGACACTGCCCCCAGAGGTGAAGCGCCGGGAAGTCTGGTGGGCAGTCAGGGGCTGGAATGAGAGGCTTCTAATTCCGTTTCCTCTGCACGCCTACTATACCTGTCTTTTGCCTCTTGGTTCCCTCCACCTGCCTCCTACCCCACTTCTGTCAGGGAAGTTTCTGCCCAAACCATTTGAAAGGAACCGGGCCTTGATTTGGGGTGGAAAAtgaataacatttttgaaatttatgttaATTTTCAAGTGATTTTCGAAGCTTGGTACTTGAACTTCACAGAGTGATGAAATAATCTGCTCTTTCAGAGCTAAGCGGAGTCTTTAGTGACAGTCTAGTTTATACCATCATTGTTATGGGAAAAACATGTCTCTGGTCTCTGGCAGAGATAAAGTTTGACCTGAGAGATCTCTCTCCGTGAGGCTTGTATATCATTGTCTGGGCAGAGCGTGGGTCTTGAACTCCTGTCCGTGATGCCTGTGTTCTCACCTCTCTTGCATCTTCTCTCAGTTGCTCGTTACTGTGTTCACTTAAAAAATGGTTGCAGGACATTAGGTTAGATGCCGTCATACAGATGCAGTTGGTGATGTGTGTAAGTTAAGTTGGGGTCTGCCCagctttcatttatatttgttaCTTCATACGAAATTGAATatgcttaaaaatgaaaattagaaagcagagaggaagggTGGCCTGGGTGGTTTGGGCTGTTGGTTTAGGAATAAAATACCCTTTTGTTTTGGGTGGTGGGTGATGACATTGCTATAAGGAGTTGTAGGTCCTTGGGTTGGTGTCTGCCAGTTGTGTTTCTGTGGTTCCATCTTGCCCCCTTCAAACTCTCTTATAAACGTGGACACAGACCCATACGTTGTACTCAGCAGAATCCCTGCGGTTTCTCCTCTACAGAGTACACAGACTGAGCGCAAGCATTTTAGAGCCAGGGAGCAGAGAGAAGTTTTTTGATGTTGCctttttttcaatataaaatattctaatttaaaactttttttttggaggtATAATGTGCATACGGTGAGGTATACAGATCTTATTTGTACAGAtcattgaattttgacaaatacatCCATCCGTCTTTGTAACTCACACTGCTGTCAAGGCAGAGACCGTTTTCACCACCCCTGAAAGATCCCTTGTGCCCTTTCCCAGTCAGTCTACCCCTGTTCCCTCCGcctgccccaggcaaccactgttctaatTGATTTCACCATTTATTAGTTTTGACTGTTGTTGAACTTAATGTAAATGTATTCACATTACGATTTTGTGTGTGACTTCTTCCTCTCAGGAATGTTTTCCAGGCTCATTCGCATTGTTACATGATGTAATCAGGTCCTTTTTATTGCCCAGCAGTATCCCGTTGTGCACAGAACACACATTGTTAATCCATCCTCTGGTTGATATACacctggattgtttccagtttggggacattcttctgttttcttctagaagctttattatAGTTTTAGCGTTTTTGTTTAATTCTACGAAcgaattaatttttatgtataatatGAATCAAAGGTCTTTTTTAACACTAATATATTACATACAGAcatatatgtacgtgtgtgtatgtgatacATACATGTGATACTCATTATACACCATCTGTTCCAGCACATTTGTGGAAGACTTTCCTTTCCCCCTTGCTTTGCTCTACAACCTTGACCAAAAGTCATTTGGCGATAGGAGCGTGATCTGTTTCTGGTGGCCGCTGCTGCTTGTATGCTTTAGGCATGACCAGGAGACTGTCTGTTGGTAAAGCCCCATCTCGTGATGACATTCACCCATCCTTGGTAGAAGGAGttgatctttgtttttcttcctcttctcgtCTGTCCCAGGGGACCCAGAAGAAGATCCTCGACATTGCCAATATGCTCGGCTTGTCCAACACAGTGATGCGGCTCATCGAGAAGCGAGCTTTCCAGGACAAGTACTTCATGATCGGTGGGATGCTGGTCACCTGTGTGGTCATGTTCCTTGTGGTGCAGTACCTGACCTGAGCCAGCCAGGCCCCGTGGCTGAACAACGGTCCCACGGCgtgagagtgtgtgtgagtgtgagtgtgcaaAGAGAGGGAGGCCCAGAGGCTGCCTTCTGAAATGTGTGCCCATCTTAACTGTGAAGACCACTCAGAAGTAATTGTGACCTGCAACCTGGTGGGAGTTTCAAACCTctgttttttgtgacatcttggaGGGGAAACTCGTGCTACCAAGATGTGGTGCTTAGGAAATGAACGAAGTGTCTGTTCTCTCTCATGCTCACTGTCACTCTCACTGGGGGAGGAAGTGATGCAAGGGTAAGGGAGgaccagggagaggggaggaagagaatgGCCTTGGTGGTTTTTGTCCTCATAGCTGATGTGCACCCAGGAAGGCTTTCACGGTGAGCTTGCAGACAGGACTGTCCACTCTTTGCCATCCACTGGCCTTTCTGGCTCCTAGTAGATAGTCTAGAGCAGAAGcaaagagaggaggggaaagaggtCTTCTTTTCCTGCACCCACTACAGTAGGTGGGTTCACATGCTCTTGCTACTAGCCACCTTCCCCCACACCCTTACAAAAAATAATGACATGCCAATGACTGACTGCTAATACTCGTCGTCCTTCCCCGGAAGCAGCTACctagaggaaacagaggcattgGCGCTGTTGCTGAAAGCAAGATTTTCCACATCGTGGATGTTGGGTGTTTCTCCTTTCTAAAGTAAGGCCACTGTTAACTCCCTGGGAATGGTCAGTCTTGAAACTGAAGACCCTAGTCACCGATATTTTTCCCAGTAGTTAATGGTTGGCTTTTAAGACTGCAGCCTGGCACCCGTGCCCAGGCTTTGGTGGGTGTTTGCCCCTTATCAGGTAGCTGTGAGCAAAGGTTAGTGATTTGTCTTTTACAGTCTCATCTCTAGTTTTAGTGTCTCTAATTAATAATtggctctcttcccttccttgaaATATATTAGCAACTGCCAGCCAAGCCTCCATTCTGCCCAGCCAGTGTGGGCACATGCCTCCCTGGAGACGTCTCTGGTGTGTATGTCCTTGTAAGACTCTGTTTTCAGGGACCAGGACCTTTTTCCTTCTCGGACCAACCCTAGATTAAGGCTGTACCGGTACCCGGCGTATTGTGGAATTTATTGTAAAGCCAGTCTGTTCAAGGAGACTAATCACTGAAAGTACCAGAAAGACCTGGTTAGCCTATTTTTTCATCTGTCACAGGCCCTACCAGCCCTAGGCTCAGTATGGCAAGACATAAATAACACTCACAGTTTCCCAGAGGAACTGTAAACCTGGTCAGTATTAACCCCACCTTTGACTGTCTTGCCCTACCTACTTCCCGTCTTTGTTTCTTGTCATTTGGACTATCTTCtgtcatctttctcttttctgtgtgttttctcttccaccttccttctttaccaccccccccccacctgttTCTGTAGCAGTATTGATCTTTGTAGGCACATCTGTGGCATAGATCCCTTTTGGGGGAATGATTCTTAATTgtcacaggttttgtttttttggttttttttgctgtacgcaggcctctcactgttgtggcctctcccgctgtggagcacaggctccggacacgcaggctcagcggccatggctcacgggcccagccgctccgtggcatgtgggatcctcccggaccggggcacgaacccatgtcccctgcatcggcaggcggactctcaaccactgcgccaccagggaagccctgtcacagATTTTTAACATGAGTTTCCTGGGTACTGATTTCACACTTTTGGTAGGATCTCTGTTGCTCTTACTTGTCTGGGCTAAACAGGGGCCCTGGGTTTCCAAGGAAAGGGGAATCTTTGATCCCTTCATAAAAGGATTGAAGGCTCTGCCAGAGTGAAAACATTGGCCTGGTGGATGGACAGAGGGGTGGAAGCATCTTCAGACCTAGCTCTGACTTTGGGGAAGCCCAGTTGGAAATTTCCATCATACCCAGCACCCCTGCCATCCCAGGGACCCAGCACAGGTCTCTTAGCAGTGCATGAAATGGGTTTTTAAACTGCACAGACTTGGCTCTGAGCCTGGGCACCTGAGGATCCTACCAGACAGTGCACTTTGGAAGAAGAAGATGTACAAGGAGCAGCTAAGCCATTTGGACTTGAACTCTGGGGAGGCAGAAactcctcccaccctctgccctcTGTTGGCTGATGTGACACCTATTTGTAATGTACACCAGTCTGTTTCCACACTTGCCTTTCTAGTGATTGTTGGCCTCGACGAACCAGAAGTAAGGCCTTCCTTCGTGCTGCACCTTCAGAGCCATTCTCCCTACTTTGTAATAAAAATAGAGGGGGCAGTTCGTGGGTCTTCACCACCCGGAGCTAAGGAACAGCAGCCACAGTATGTCTGGAGACCCTGGGGCACCTCGTGTCATCGTGTGCTTGCCCTTCCCTGTCACACATAGGCTTTCAGTGCTCTGTGAGCAACACACTTTTTTGTCTCCACAGTCCTCAGAGTGTAGGGCAGGGTCTCCAGGCCAGGGAAGGAGCACCCTCTAGTGGAGTTGGGGTGAATTCTCAGGTGCAAGAATCTCCAGGAGCCGCCTCTGCGACCTTGTACAGGATTTTGGTGTACCTATTGTGATTTAAGACAGGTGGGTTGTCAAGGAATTTGGAGAATCTTCATTCCGTGGATGTGTACTCCAGGTGTGATAACCTTAAGAAAAGCCGAACTCCACGACCAAGTAGGTAGGAGagtcttcattttatagaaagCTTCGCTGCTGGGATTTTTCCTGTCCTTTGCCCTGATGAGTTTAAATGGGTTTGATTTGCAAATTTGGCTTTACACTCATTGTTTTTGAAACACATCAGTTGAATAAAgttgctgtttattttatttagaaaattacaTTTTGTAAAGGAATTTGACATTCATCGTCATAACCAATGaccctttttttctctcaggCCAGAGATTCTGAAACACTGTTCCGAGATGAGGGGTGGGTTGGCTGCCTCAGCAGTAGctgggaaactttttaaaaattatggattCCTCCGGCCTACCCCAGACCTTCTgcattagaatattttttaagtctcTAAGGTAATTCTGAtgtgtgtcttttatttattttccacatttatttaggtattttatatttggctgtgttgggtctttgttgctgcccgcgggctttctctagttgcagcgagcgagggctactctttgttgcggtgcacgggcttctcattgcagtggcttctcgttgcggagcacaggctctaggtgcgtgggcttcagtagttgcggcacgagggTTCTATAGTTGttgcttgcaggctctagagcacaggcttagtagttgtagcacgcaggcttagttgctctgcagcatgtgggatcttcctggaccagggctcaaacccttgtcccctgcattggcaggcagattcttaaccactgtgccaccagggaagcggtAGACagaggcttttgtttttttgcttttttggtttttttgcggtacgcgggcctctcactattgtggcctctcccgttgcggagcacaggctccggacgtgcaggctcagcggccatggctcacgggcctagccactccgcggtgtgtgggatcttcccagaccagggcatgaacccgtgtcccctgcatcggcaggcggactcccaaccactgcgccaccagggaagccccagaggcttTTGTTTTAATCAAAGACTATAGCATTTGAAAACATGCGAACTAAGCATATATGAGTGAAGAGCAAAACTTATCAAGTccaaaataaagtcttaatttgTTTATAACTTATTCCAGGAAAGATTTAAGGAGACTTAGAGGAAATAACTAAGACAGTGAAATATAAAGAAGTGAGAACCAAGAACAAGTCAGTAGAATGTCAGTGccaagaaaaagacacatgcaagtCATGAAGCCCCACAAAAACACTCTGGGGAATCCCTGATTAGGCCTGGAGCCAAAGCAAAGAGAGAAGCATGATCTGTTACTGTCTGTTGAAGGGTAGGATGTCATATTTGCTCAGAGGAGAGCCCAGACCTTGACTACTGCTAGCTTGCCTGTGGCCCTTACTGGAAGTCAGGCATGGTTAGTTTCCCGGGTCGTCCCTCTAATCGTCACAAAGCCTCTGAGTTAGGCTATGTGTCATTTCCTTTGTGCAGATGAAGGGATGGAGCTTTAGTGACTTTTCTCAAGGCCCCACAGGGAGTCCTGGAGGAACCAACCCCTCTTCTGTCCGGCTTCATAGCCCAGGCTGATAAAACACTGCACCCGTGCTCGGGACGAGTTGCAGGAGACCAAGGCAGCTTTCTGGGATTGGGTAAAGGGCTGTAACGCATTTGGTGCACCTTACATGGCAGGTTCTCTGCTCTGAAGTATTTTCCTTATttgaagggggagagagaatttGAGGAGGAGCTTCTGGAGTGGAGAATGGAAGGTGTACTCAGATCTTGCCACTAGGGGACGACATAACCCTTTTTGGCTGGTCTGCCCAGAACTCGGCTCTGCCTTAGGGCTGGTGTActtggaagaggaggaaacacctgCAGATTTAGTTTGCTTCAGATCCAGAAATTCCCTGCCGAGTAGCGGCTTCGGGCTCCCTTCGAGCTCCCTGGAGCTCTCAGGGTATGGCCCCAAATGCCTTCTGAAATCCTAGTTCATTGTGGTTTCTAGGGCTCCCCTCCCCTTTCAGTCTTTCCCTCAGCACACGGGCATATTGCAAACAAGGGTGGAAGGTGTTCCCCGGTGTGATGTCAGTTCCTTCTCCCCTTTTTGTGTCCTTTCGTGTCATGTGACAcatgggagaggagggaagtggCATGGCGGTGAGGGGACTCTGCAGGTCCTTGGCCCGCTCAGGTGCGGTTGGCAAGCCCCCCCACCATAGAACCTCCTTGACGAGCAGGCCCCCCCTCATCCCCACGTCCCGCTAGCAGAGGGCTCCCAACCTTGGCTCCACATCGGGATTCCCTCCAGAGCTTTTAAAGATACCTGTGTGTGGGGTTTACCCTGATCCACTCTGATATAATTGGCTTGGGTTGCAGCCTGGATATGGGGAGTTTTAAGGGTTGCCCAGGCATTTGTAATGTGTAGACAAGGGTGAGAGAGACTGGACTAGCACAGGAGGGTTCTACCCAAGGCAAGGCGGGGGACCACTTCCCCAGACCAGCTGGGAATGGGGTAGAAGCTTACTTTTCCCATGTGGTTTGGGAAGGGGCCAGATCCTTCCTGGCCTGTGGACCCCCTCATTGACTGATGCCTCTGTGTCTGCTGAGGACAGTACCTTAGTGTGACAGGCCAGCCTGTCACTGACCCCTCCAGTGCACCTCTTGGCCCTCCCTACCAGCCCTGCCCGGTTCTCCATCCTCCCTGGACTGCTTGGCCTTCTGGGAACATGCCATGCCCTTTTGTACATCTGCATCTTTGTTTCCACCCCCAGCATACCTCTAGCACCACATAGTCCCTGGGGAGTGGTAGTTGTTGGGGTGTCCTCACTGCAGGGACCTTTCTTGTGCATCCTGTGCACAGTAGGCGCCCCACAGGTATTGGGTCATGGCCTGTAGGAGGGCACTTGAGCCCGGCCCAGGCAGCTGACAGACTTCTGAGAATGGAGGCCATGGACCAGCTGCGTTGCTGTGGCTAGGCCAGGAGGAAGCCGGAAGGGTGAAGGCCACTGGTGGCACTGGCCTTGTGCTTGTAGGCCCTCAACAGCAGCGATGGTCACTGTGAAAGCAGGTGAGGCACGGGAGGGAAAACGCGCCAACCAGCACTGTTTGGGGAGAGACGAGGGGGCAGCTAATTCGTTCTGGCTCTAAAGCTGAAAGTCCTGAATCCTGGTGACCTCCTCAGGCTGGAGTAAACCAGGGTGGTTGGTCATCCTGTGGACACTAAAGCCTGTGACTGACTCAGGGCACCCAGGAAGAGGGGACTGTGGCTGTGGAGGCTGTCTCCCTGGCCTAGCAGTTCTGTTGGTGGcgtctccccagcccctcctcctggaGAGCTGACATAGACTTGCCCAGGCCCAGCAGGGAAGCCTTCCACCTCCTCAGCCTTGGGTACCCAGCTACCAGAGCCCCGGCATATGCCCAGCACCGTGTTAGCTGTTTCAGGGCAGACAGAGGGGTCGGGAGCAGCCTCTGCCCTCTGCGGCTAGCAGTAATTAAAGAGGCACGACGCAGCAGTAGAAGCCCTGAATCTAGGATGCGGACGCCTGGTCTCAAGTCGCAGCCCTGCTGGCAGCAGCTGCATGGCAGGCACCTCTCTGAACCTAAGCTCGCTCCTCTTAGAATGGGAGTAACACCTGTCTTTGTCCCTTCCCAGGGTGGACATGGGGCCCAAATAACCTAGCGTTTGTAGCAGACTCCAGAGGTCTGAAGAAGTGCTTCTCAGCCTAGGCCACTTACGGGGGAGCTTTAAAGAGTCTTGATTCTGGATCTTGCCCCCAGAGGATCTGAGCTACTTGATCAGGGGTTTGGCCTggatttcaggatttttttttttaaccttccaaGGGATTCTCacgtgcagccaaggttgagaacctctGCTCTAAATGCCTTCCAGGTGTGATAGGTTATTCCTGTTTAACTGGAAAGGCAAGAACTAGTCGCATGAACCAAGCAGAGGACAGAGTAGCACGCAGAATCTCCCAGGGTGGAGGGACAGCAGTTTGGAGTGGCTGTCTCAGTGGGGCATTAGCTAGGATGGGCTTTCTGGGAGAGAGCGCGGTGATGGCTGCGGGATGCTTGAAGGAGAGGAA from the Delphinus delphis chromosome 19, mDelDel1.2, whole genome shotgun sequence genome contains:
- the GOSR2 gene encoding Golgi SNAP receptor complex member 2 isoform X3, with the protein product MGRLETADKQSLHLVENEIQASIDQVFSHLERLEILSSKEPPNKRQNAKLRVDQLKYDVQHLQTALRNFQHQRYAKEQQERQREELLSRTFTTNDSDTTIPMDESLQFNSSLQKIHHGMDDLIGGGHSILEGLRAQRLTMKGTQKKILDIANMLGLSNTVMRLIEKRAFQDKYFMIGGMLVTCVVMFLVVQYLT